In Bombus affinis isolate iyBomAffi1 chromosome 8, iyBomAffi1.2, whole genome shotgun sequence, the following proteins share a genomic window:
- the LOC126919784 gene encoding histone H2A, which yields MSGRGKGGKIKGKAKSRSNRAGLQFPVGRIHRLLRKGNYAERVGAGAPVYLAAVMEYLAAEVLELAGNAARDNKKTRIIPRHLQLAIRNDEELNKLLSGVTIAQGGVLPNIQAVLLPKKTEKKA from the coding sequence ATGTCTGGACGTGGAAAAGGTGGAAAAATCAAGGGAAAGGCGAAGTCTCGTTCGAATAGAGCAGGCTTGCAGTTCCCCGTTGGTCGTATTCATAGACTGCTTCGCAAAGGAAATTACGCAGAACGCGTTGGTGCTGGTGCACCTGTTTACTTGGCGGCCGTCATGGAATATTTGGCTGCTGAAGTTTTGGAATTGGCTGGTAACGCAGCCAGAGACAACAAGAAGACTAGGATTATTCCAAGACACTTGCAACTTGCCATCAGGAATGACGAAGAGTTAAACAAACTCTTGTCTGGAGTCACTATCGCCCAAGGTGGTGTTTTGCCAAATATCCAAGCGGTCCTGTTACCTAAGAAAACTGAGAAAAAGGCATAA
- the LOC126919790 gene encoding histone H4: MTGRGKGGKGLGKGGAKRHRKVLRDNIQGITKPAIRRLARRGGVKRISGLIYEETRGVLKVFLENVIRDAVTYTEHAKRKTVTAMDVVYALKRQGRTLYGFGG, translated from the coding sequence ATGACTGGTCGTGGTAAGGGAGGAAAAGGATTGGGAAAAGGAGGAGCAAAGCGTCATAGGAAGGTTTTGCGTGATAACATCCAAGGTATCACCAAGCCAGCCATCCGTCGTCTTGCTCGTCGTGGCGGTGTGAAGCGTATTTCTGGATTGATTTACGAAGAAACGCGTGGTGTATTGAAGGTGTTCTTGGAAAACGTTATCCGAGACGCCGTAACCTACACTGAACACGCCAAGAGGAAAACTGTGACAGCTATGGACGTAGTCTACGCCTTGAAACGTCAAGGAAGAACTCTTTACGGGTTTGGTGGTTAA
- the LOC126919783 gene encoding histone H3: MARTKQTARKSTGGKAPRKQLATKAARKSAPATGGVKKPHRYRPGTVALREIRRYQKSTELLIRKLPFQRLVREIAQDFKTDLRFQSSAVMALQEASEAYLVGLFEDTNLCAIHAKRVTIMPKDIQLARRIRGERA; this comes from the coding sequence ATGGCTCGTACCAAGCAGACTGCTCGTAAATCAACTGGTGGAAAGGCTCCACGTAAGCAGTTGGCCACTAAGGCTGCTCGTAAGAGTGCCCCGGCCACCGGTGGAGTGAAGAAACCTCATCGCTACAGACCTGGAACTGTCGCTCTTCGCGAAATCCGAAGATACCAAAAGAGCACCGAACTGTTGATCAGAAAGTTACCATTCCAACGTCTGGTTCGTGAAATCGCTCAAGATTTCAAGACCGATCTAAGATTCCAGAGCTCCGCTGTCATGGCTTTGCAAGAAGCCAGCGAAGCTTACCTCGTTGGTCTTTTCGAAGATACCAACTTGTGCGCAATCCATGCTAAACGTGTTACCATTATGCCAAAAGACATTCAGTTGGCCCGCCGTATTCGAGGAGAGAGAGCCTAA
- the LOC126919785 gene encoding histone H2A-like, with product MSGRGKGGKAKGKAKSRSNRAGLQFPVGRIHRLLRKGNYAERVGAGAPVYLAAVMEYLAAEVLELAGNAARDNKKTRIIPRHLQLAIRNDEELNKLLSGVTIAQGGVLPNIQAVLLPKKTEKKA from the coding sequence ATGTCTGGCCGCGGCAAAGGTGGAAAAGCCAAGGGAAAGGCAAAGTCTCGTTCGAACAGAGCTGGCCTGCAATTCCCTGTTGGTCGTATTCATAGGCTTCTTCGTAAAGGAAATTACGCCGAGCGCGTCGGTGCTGGGGCACCTGTGTACTTGGCGGCCGTTATGGAGTACTTGGCGGCTGAAGTATTGGAATTGGCGGGAAATGCCGCTCGTGATAACAAGAAGACTAGAATTATTCCACGGCATCTTCAGCTCGCCATCCGTAATGATGAAGAATTGAATAAATTGCTCTCTGGTGTTACCATCGCTCAAGGTGGTGTCTTACCGAATATCCAAGCAGTTCTATTGCCTAAGAAAACTGAAAAGAAAGCTTAA
- the LOC126919786 gene encoding histone H2B, which produces MPPKASGKAVKKAGKAQKNISKSDKKKKRRRKESYAIYIYKVLKQVHPDTGISSKAMSIMNSFVNDVFERIAAEASRLAHYNKRSTITSREIQTAVRLLLPGELAKHAVSEGTKAVTKYTSSK; this is translated from the coding sequence ATGCCACCGAAAGCTAGTGGAAAAGCTGTGAAGAAAGCTGGTAAAGCTCAGAAAAATATCAGCAAGTCtgataagaagaagaagaggaggaggaaggaAAGCTATGCTATCTACATCTATAAAGTGTTGAAGCAGGTCCATCCTGATACTGGTATATCTAGTAAAGCCATGAGCATCATGAACAGCTTTGTAAATGATGTTTTTGAGCGTATCGCTGCCGAAGCTTCACGCTTGGCACATTACAACAAGAGATCTACGATCACGTCTCGGGAAATCCAAACTGCTGTCAGGCTTTTGTTGCCTGGTGAATTGGCTAAGCACGCCGTTTCTGAAGGCACTAAAGCTGTCACTAAGTATACCAGCTCAAAGTAA